TGGACCTAAAAAGCCCACGATCCCGCCTTTCTGCAGCTCAAAAGAGATGTTGTCCACTGCTTTCTGCTGACCATACAGCTTCGTGAGTTGTGAAACGAGAATAGACATGGATAGTTTTTGCGGAGACTAAAGTAAGCGAAAATTGTGAAAACGGGACCGGGCTTTTGGCCGGTCCCGCCAGTTTCAGGGTGCTTGTTGATAAAAGAACAGTTGTAGGTTGTTATGATTAGTAAGAGACATTATGTTACAGGGGGAAAAATACAGAAATCCGCGGAGCTTTCAATTTAAAAATTATGTTAAGTTCTGAGGCATGTTTTTTGATCCACTGTCAGGCTTTCCTGTGTGCCGATAATTTTTACTATTACATTTGCAGGATGAAGCCTGCATGTTTAAAGTAACCAGCTTGAATATCCAAGGCGCAGTCCCGCCCGTAAAAAATAAAAATAAACGGATGAAAAGATCGATCGTTTTTTTGCTGCTGCTTCCGCAGTTCATGCAAGCCCAGCAATTGCCGGAAAAGCACTACCCGAAAGGATATTTCAGAAACCCGATGAATATACCGATAGAGCTGGCCGGTAATTTTGGCGAGCTGCGCCCGAACCATTTTCATTCGGGTATAGACATCAAGACGCAGCAGCGCGAGAACCTTCCGGTGCATGCTGCAGCGGAGGGATTTGTAAGCAGGGTGGGCATTTCCCATCTCGGTTTTGGAAATGTGCTGTATATCGATCACCCGAACGGATATACGACCGTGTATGCGCATCTGAACAGATTTTATCCCAAACTCGAAGCATATATCACCAGCAAGCAATATGAGCAGGAAAGCTGGGCAACGAATATTACGCTGCCTGCGGGACTTTTTCCCGTGAAAAAGGGGGAATTTATTGCCTGGAGCGGAAATACCGGCGGTTCCGGCGGGCCGCATGTGCATTTCGAGATCAGGGATACCAAAACCGAAAAACCGGTCAATCCCATGCTTTTCGGGTTCAGCATTCCCGATACGCGCAAACCCGAAATATCCCGCATTGTGGTGTACGACCGGAACAAAAGCCTGTATGAGCAGACTCCCAAAGTAGTGACCGTCAAAGCCACAAAAGGAGGGTATGTAGCCAGCACGCCCGTAGTGAAAGTGGCGACGGACAAGGTGAGCCTGGGCCTGAGCGCCATCGACCGGCAGAGCAATTCCCCGAACCCCAACGGGATATATGAAGCTATGCTGATAGAGGATGGAGAGATCAACTGCGGATTTCAGCTGGATAATATCGGGTATGATGAAACCCGTTATCTCAATGCCCATATCGATTATAAAATGAGGAAAGGCGGCGGGCCTTATGTACAGCTGTTGTTCTCCCTGCCCGGCAATAACCTGGGAGTGTACCATGAGGTCGTGGGCAACGGCATTGTTGATCTGTCTGACAAGCAACCCCATCCCGTGACGCTGCGGGTGACGGATGCTTACGGTAATGCCTCCGATGTAAAACTGACCCTGCAGCAGTCAGGGGATGTGGTAGAGACCCCGGTTTGTACGAATGCCATGTATCCCGGTTCGCGGAATATATTCGAGAACAGCGAGGTGGAATTTTTCCTGGAAGAAGGTTCCCTGTATGACGATATATGTTTCCGCTACCAGGAAATTCCCAACAGCAAGGCCTACTCCAACACCTTCCGGCTGCATACCGCCCTGGTACCGGTGCATCACAGCTTCAGCCTGCGCATCATGCCAAAACGCACGGTGCAGCCCGAATTGCAGGATAAAATGGTGATCGTACGCAAAGGGTTTGGAGAGGGCATTTCCGCTGCAGTGTATGAAGACGGCTGGTATAAAGGCACTTTCCGCGATCTTGGCGATTTTTATCTGACGGCGGACACCATATCTCCGAGGATCACCCCACTGGGAGGGATCAGGTCAGGCGCAAACCTTTCCAAAGCCAGCCGGATCGCTTTTTCCATGAGCGATGCCAGCGGCATCAAGTCCTACCGCGCGGAGCTGGACGGTAAATGGCTGATGTTCTCCCGCCGGGGCAATGTGTTATCCTACAAATTCGATGAACACTGCCCGCCCGGGAATCACAAGCTGACGCTGAAGGTGACCGATATTGTAGATAATGAAACCACTTATATATTGACTTTTAAAAGATAGCCATCATGATGCATCTAAAACAGGGCGACGTTGCGCCCGACTTCACCGCAAAAGACCAGCAGGGGAATACGGTTTCCCTGACCGATTTCAAAGGCAAAAAAGTAATCCTCTATTTCTATCCTCACGACATGACGGAGGGATGCACGATCCAGGCCTGCAACCTTCGTGACCACTACAGCGTGTTGCTCCGCAAGGGGTATGTTGTCATTGGTGTGAGTGAAGATGATGAAAAGAGCCATCAGAAGTTCACCGAAAAGTACGATCTGCCTTTCCCCCTGCTGGTGGATGTTGACCATACCATCCTGAACGACTATGGCGTTTGGGGAGAAAAGACGTTCATGGGGCGTACCTATGACGGCACGCACCGCACTACCTTCCTGATCGATGAGGAAGGTGTAATCGCGCACATCATCAACAAACCGGATAATGATTACCATGCCCAGGAAATACTGGAGTTATGGGAAGGCGCCGCTCCGGAGGAGGAGACCGCTCAGGCAGATGCAGAGCGTGCCGGGGAGGAAGTCGTGGAGGCTGAAGTGGTTGAAGAAGAAATACAGGAAACACCGGTATCATCCGATCCCGTGGAGAAGGCGAAGGCGGTGGTGCAGGAACTGAAGGAGACCGGCACACATTCATCAGTGAAAGCCCGCAGCAGAAGGGTGCCGGCTGTTGCAAAGGAAGCTGCGAAAAAAGCGGAAGCAGAGAAGACAGCTGTGGCGCCGAAGAAAGCTGCAGCAAAGAAAGCGATGCCTGAAAAGGCAGCATCGAAGGAAGTAAAGAAATCAGCACCTAAAAAAACAGCTGCTAAAAAGGCCACACCGGAGAAAGCTGCTGCAAAGAAAACCGCAACCAAACCGGTGAAGAAATCGGCACCTAAAAAGGCAGCATCTAAGAAAGCCACGCCAAAGAAGGCCGCTGCTAAAAAGGTGGCAACCAAACCGGTGACGAAATCGGCACCAAAGAAGGCAGCCGCTAAAAAAGCCACGCCGAAGAAATCTGCTGCTAAAAAGGTGGTAACCAAGCCGGTGAAGAAATCAGCATCCAAAAAGGCAGTAGCGAAAAAAGCCACGCCGAAGAAATCTGCTGCAAAGAAAACCGCAACCAAACCGGTGAAGAAATCGGCACCAAAGAAGGCAGCCGCTAAAAAAGCAACACCGAAGAAAGTTGCTGCTAAAAAAGTAGCAACCAAGCCAGTGAAGAAATCAGTACCAAAAAAAGCAGCCGCTAAGAAATCAACGCCAAAGAAATCCGTTGCAAAAAAAGTGGCAATCAAGCCGGTGAAGAAATCAACACCAAAGAAGGCCGCCGCGAAGAAAGCCACGCCGAAGAAAGTTGCTGCAAAGAAAACCGCAACCAAACCGGTAAAGAAATCAGCACCCAAAAAGGCTGTATCCAAAAAAGCGACGCCGAAAAAATCAGCACCCAAAAAAGCTACAACAAAGCCGGTAAAAAAAGCCGCCAGTAAAAAGGCAGCAACCAAACCGGTGAAGAAATCAACACCCAAAAAATCCGCAAAGAAAAAATAGCCCTCAAAGCATCAAAAAAAACGGGAAAGAAGTTAAACCTCTTTCCCGTTCCTATTTTTATCAATTTGAATTATCTCTTCTGACGCTGTTTCTTGAATATCTGCCCGGTTTTGAACTTGTTACCTTCAGGGCTGCCCACACGGTCCATCGCGCAACGGAACCCTACGGTATTGGTCGCCATATCTTCCTGCATGAAACGGCGTGTACCGGGAGACAGCCAGTAAGCACGGTCGTTCCAGCTACCCCCTTTGATCACACGGGATTTGTCGTTCACCAGTGAAGTGATACCATAACCATATTCCACCAGGGAAAGGGAGTCACCATCCAGGTAGTTGATCACGTCGCCTTTCTGATAGTTCAGGCGGCTGGCGGATTCCTCATCGGTCACATCACGCATTTTCAACGCACCAAGGCTGTCTTTTTCAAATTCTTTCTCGGCATTCTGATATACCGTCTGGAATTTGTTACCGCGGAAGTAGTTGAAATCATCGCCATCGATAGTGGTCAGCGGTCTGTACACATCCTGTACCCATTCGCTCACGTTACCTGACATGTTATAGATACCAAAAGTGTTCGGGAAGTAAGATTGAACAGGAGCGGGGATAGACGCACGGTCATTCAGGCCGCCTGCCATACCCATGTTGTCACCTGAACCGCGTTTGAAGTTCGCCAGGAACTGGCCCTGCCAGTTACCGCGGCGGATATCGCGGAGGCCGCTGTTGTTCGTACCCCAGGAATAGATCTGTTTGTTCATGATCAGCTCTTCACCGCGTTTACCTTCCTTTTTGGAGGGGTTCGGGTTCTGGCCGATATATCCTAATGCGGCATATTCCCATTCCGCTTCAGTGGGCAACCGGTAGGCGGGCAGCATGATGCCGTCCTCAAACTGTGCGCCGCGGGGAGAACCGTCAGCATTACTGAACTGCTTGCGGGTGCTTTTGCTCAATTTACCCGGTGTACCTTCGTACAGGCCGGCCATATAAGACTTGGAATCAAAAGTATTGTCATCCGCCTGGTTCATGATATCTGCCTGCGAAAGAAGGCCGGCATCCATCAGCAATTTCTCGTTCACGCGGTTGGAACGCCATTTGGCATAGTCGGTCGCCTGTTTCCAGGTCACACCCACCACCGGATAATTGTTATATGCAGGGTGGCGGAAATAATATTCCACCAGCGGCTCATTGTAAGCCAGTTCGCTACGCCATACCAGGCTGTCCGGCAACGCATTGCGGTACACTTCGGGGAATGATTCGCCGTACATCCGGCTCAGCCAGTACAGGTATTCACGGTAATTGATGTTGGATACTTCGCTTTCATCGATATAAAATGATGAAACCGTGATACGGCGGGGAATGTTATTCCAGTCGCCCATCACGTCCTGCTCGGTAGCGCCCATGGCGAAAGTACCGCCCTGAACGAATACCAGGCCCGGACCAGTGAACTGGTCTTTGCTCTTGGCAACGGAAAAACCACCCATTTTAGGGTCGTTATACGCCCATCCGGTGGCTGAAGAAGATTCCTTCTTCTTTCCAAAAAGCCCACCGTTCTTACAGGCCGACATCGACATCATCAATACGCCGGTGCCCAGGATCAAGGATAAGGAGGTTAATCTGCGCATGCTAAAACAGCTTTTATCGATACAATTTAGATATTCATACAAGTAAACGCAAATGTAGTAATTTTTATTTTATAGCAAAAAAAATTAATCTATAATCAAATGCGGCTAATGCTGTATCGTTTAGGTTTGATAACTCCCGGATATACATTAGGTTTGTAATAAATATAAACATCCTGCCGCCCTTATGCTCCGCTCCGGTTTTGCCCTCATCAGCGCCATTTTCCTGCTTTGCCGTACGGAAAGTACCCTGGCACAGCGTGTTTATGCGGACAGGTCCGTACTGGCGGACGGCAACTGGTGCAAACTGGCGGTCAAGGCCGCCGGCATTTACAAAATAGGTATTCCCCAACTCAATGCCATGGGAATTTCCACGGCCAGCCTGCCATCTTCCCACATCCGGCTTTTCGGTAACGGCGGCGCCATGCTGCCGGAGGACAATGCCGTTCCACGGGCAGATGACCTGCCGGAAATCGCCATCTCTGTAATGGATGGAGGGGATGGACTGCTGAACGGGAATGATTACATTTTATTCTATGCCCCCGGTCCCCATACCTGGCAAAAAGACGCACAGGGCTACCGCCACACGTATAATTTATATGCGGATTCCGCCTGTTATTTCCTGCATATCTCTCCCGGCGGCTTGCGCGTGCAACCTGCCCCGGCCGTGCCAAACCCTAATTTCAATGTCAACTCCTTTGATTTCCGGGTATTTCGTGAAGATGAGCTGCACAACATCCTCTCCAGCGGAAAGCAGTGGCTTGGAGACGAGTTTGGCAACGGGAACGGCAGCACAGCGGAACGCACCTATACCATCAGCCTTCCGCCCGGCGGGCTGACGGATGTTTTCGTTCGTTTTCAGGCCGTGTCGCGCAGTACGGGCAGCTCCCGTTTTGATGTGCTGGTGAATAATGTGCTGGCCGAAAGTTTTTACCCCGCGCCGGTCAGCGGTAATATCTTCGAAGAATATGCAAGTCCGGCCGGTGGCTGGTTCCCCGCACAGGGCGGTGGTACCGTTACCCTCCGTTACCAGGGCAATGCCTCGGCGCAGGGCTGGCTGGACTTCCTGGAAGTGCAGGGCCGTGCTGCATTGCGCATGCCGGCCCAGGGCGCGCTGTTGTTCAGGGACGCATCCGGAACAGGGCCGGGGCGCATCGGGCGGTTCACTATTGACAACGCTGCCGCGCAGACGCAGGTCTGGGATGTCACCATTCCCGGGCAGCCCCGCAGCCTTCCGGCCTCATTCAGTGGCGGCAGCCTGCAATTCAACGCAGATTGCGCCACCCTGAGAGAATTTGCGGCGTTCACACCGGAAGCCCTGCCGCAGCCGGAATACATCGGCCCGGTCCCCAATCAGAACCTGCACGGCGCTTCCACCCCGGATATGCTCATTATCACCGCCACCGGCCTGGAAAGCGCCGCCGCCCGCCTCGCGGCCTGGCATAACACCGCACAGCAACTGCAGGTGTCGGTTGTAACAGTGGACCAGATCTATAATGAATTTGCGTCAGGCTCACCGGACCCCACAGCGTTGCGGGATTTTGTGAAGATGCATTACGACCGCGGCGGCATCCGTTACCTGCTGCTCTTCGGACGGGCCTCGTACGACTACCGGGACCGGTTGCCCGGCAACACGAATATTGTGCCCACCTGGCAAAGCAGCTCCTCCTGGCATGGCATCACTGCTTATATGTCTGACGACTATTTCGGCTTCCTGGATGATGGGGACAATATCGGCAACAACGGCCAGGTCAATCTCCTGGACGTGGCTATTGGCCGCCTGCCGGTGAGGAATGCGGCTGAAGCGGACGCGGTGGTAGACAAGATATCAGGTTACCATACCCCCCGGAGCTTCGGCCCTTGGCGGAATGAAATGACCTTTGTGGCGGATGATGAAGATAACAACCTGCACCTGGAAGACGCAGAGACCGTCAGCCGGATCATTGAAACGGAACAGCCCGTTTATAATGTTGACAAGATATATCTCGATGCCTACCCCCAGGTATCCTCCTCCGGCGGCAGCCGTTACCCCGCTGCCAATGAGGCCATCACCAACCGGATCAACAGCGGAACGCTGGTGTGGAACTACACCGGGCATGGCGGTTTTTCCCGGCTGGCGGAAGAAGCCATCCTGGAGGAAGCTTCTTTGTCGGGATGGAAAAATGCGGGCCGCCTGCCCCTGGTAGTAACGGCTACCTGTGATTTTGCGCCGTTTGACAATCCGGCCTTCCAGTCCCTCGGTGAAAAACTGGTGCTGATGCCGGAAGGCGGCGCTATTGCGCTGATGACTACCACCCGTGCAGTTTTTGCCGCATCCAACCTGGTGATGAACGCCAATTATTTCCGGTTGGCCTTTCACCCCGGCACCTCGCTCGGTGAGGGGGCGCGGCTGGCGAAGAACGAAACATATGCCGCTCTCGGGGACGTGATCAATAACCGGAAATTCCAGTTGCTGGGCGACCCGGCGCTGCTGCCGGCATTTCCGTTATGGCGGGTGTACACAGATTCCATCAACGGGCAGCCGCTCAACGGCGCAGACACCCTGAAAGCCCTCGGTAAATACACCATTCAGGGCAGCGTCAGGGATACGGATGGTATGATAAAACAGGACTATAACGGGATGATGACCACCACGGTGTATGACAAGCCCGCCGGGAGCAGCACCCTGGGCAACGACCCCGGCAGTACCGCCGTGGTGTACCGGCAGCAGGACCGTATATTGTTCAAAGGCACGCAACAGGTGCGGAACGGCCGGTTCAGCTTCACCTTTGTGGTGCCGAAGGATATACTGCAGGAAGATGGCCATGGCAAGATCAGTTACTATACGCAAAATGAGACCAGCGATGGCGGAGGGGTGTACGGGCAATTGCCCGTGAACGGCACTGCCGCAGCGCCTGCGGATAATGAAGGCCCGCAGATACAAGCCTGGATGAACGATGAAAACTTCC
This genomic stretch from Chitinophaga sp. XS-30 harbors:
- a CDS encoding SUMF1/EgtB/PvdO family nonheme iron enzyme, whose product is MRRLTSLSLILGTGVLMMSMSACKNGGLFGKKKESSSATGWAYNDPKMGGFSVAKSKDQFTGPGLVFVQGGTFAMGATEQDVMGDWNNIPRRITVSSFYIDESEVSNINYREYLYWLSRMYGESFPEVYRNALPDSLVWRSELAYNEPLVEYYFRHPAYNNYPVVGVTWKQATDYAKWRSNRVNEKLLMDAGLLSQADIMNQADDNTFDSKSYMAGLYEGTPGKLSKSTRKQFSNADGSPRGAQFEDGIMLPAYRLPTEAEWEYAALGYIGQNPNPSKKEGKRGEELIMNKQIYSWGTNNSGLRDIRRGNWQGQFLANFKRGSGDNMGMAGGLNDRASIPAPVQSYFPNTFGIYNMSGNVSEWVQDVYRPLTTIDGDDFNYFRGNKFQTVYQNAEKEFEKDSLGALKMRDVTDEESASRLNYQKGDVINYLDGDSLSLVEYGYGITSLVNDKSRVIKGGSWNDRAYWLSPGTRRFMQEDMATNTVGFRCAMDRVGSPEGNKFKTGQIFKKQRQKR
- the porU gene encoding type IX secretion system sortase PorU, whose protein sequence is MLRSGFALISAIFLLCRTESTLAQRVYADRSVLADGNWCKLAVKAAGIYKIGIPQLNAMGISTASLPSSHIRLFGNGGAMLPEDNAVPRADDLPEIAISVMDGGDGLLNGNDYILFYAPGPHTWQKDAQGYRHTYNLYADSACYFLHISPGGLRVQPAPAVPNPNFNVNSFDFRVFREDELHNILSSGKQWLGDEFGNGNGSTAERTYTISLPPGGLTDVFVRFQAVSRSTGSSRFDVLVNNVLAESFYPAPVSGNIFEEYASPAGGWFPAQGGGTVTLRYQGNASAQGWLDFLEVQGRAALRMPAQGALLFRDASGTGPGRIGRFTIDNAAAQTQVWDVTIPGQPRSLPASFSGGSLQFNADCATLREFAAFTPEALPQPEYIGPVPNQNLHGASTPDMLIITATGLESAAARLAAWHNTAQQLQVSVVTVDQIYNEFASGSPDPTALRDFVKMHYDRGGIRYLLLFGRASYDYRDRLPGNTNIVPTWQSSSSWHGITAYMSDDYFGFLDDGDNIGNNGQVNLLDVAIGRLPVRNAAEADAVVDKISGYHTPRSFGPWRNEMTFVADDEDNNLHLEDAETVSRIIETEQPVYNVDKIYLDAYPQVSSSGGSRYPAANEAITNRINSGTLVWNYTGHGGFSRLAEEAILEEASLSGWKNAGRLPLVVTATCDFAPFDNPAFQSLGEKLVLMPEGGAIALMTTTRAVFAASNLVMNANYFRLAFHPGTSLGEGARLAKNETYAALGDVINNRKFQLLGDPALLPAFPLWRVYTDSINGQPLNGADTLKALGKYTIQGSVRDTDGMIKQDYNGMMTTTVYDKPAGSSTLGNDPGSTAVVYRQQDRILFKGTQQVRNGRFSFTFVVPKDILQEDGHGKISYYTQNETSDGGGVYGQLPVNGTAAAPADNEGPQIQAWMNDENFRDGGLVNEEPLLFVRLYDDNGINATGNGIGHDIVAILDDSTRFYNLNAWFEALQDDYRQGDIRFPMAGLAPGEHTLTIRAWDTHNNSSTIRIRFKVVLKAALAVENVFNYPNPFRDQTRFVFTHNQQGTDLDVVIRIFTPAGQLVRTMSSTINSVNGRYDGVPWNGTADSGARLTPGIYFYQIVVKDEKSKEKVFGGKMILL
- a CDS encoding M23 family metallopeptidase; translation: MKRSIVFLLLLPQFMQAQQLPEKHYPKGYFRNPMNIPIELAGNFGELRPNHFHSGIDIKTQQRENLPVHAAAEGFVSRVGISHLGFGNVLYIDHPNGYTTVYAHLNRFYPKLEAYITSKQYEQESWATNITLPAGLFPVKKGEFIAWSGNTGGSGGPHVHFEIRDTKTEKPVNPMLFGFSIPDTRKPEISRIVVYDRNKSLYEQTPKVVTVKATKGGYVASTPVVKVATDKVSLGLSAIDRQSNSPNPNGIYEAMLIEDGEINCGFQLDNIGYDETRYLNAHIDYKMRKGGGPYVQLLFSLPGNNLGVYHEVVGNGIVDLSDKQPHPVTLRVTDAYGNASDVKLTLQQSGDVVETPVCTNAMYPGSRNIFENSEVEFFLEEGSLYDDICFRYQEIPNSKAYSNTFRLHTALVPVHHSFSLRIMPKRTVQPELQDKMVIVRKGFGEGISAAVYEDGWYKGTFRDLGDFYLTADTISPRITPLGGIRSGANLSKASRIAFSMSDASGIKSYRAELDGKWLMFSRRGNVLSYKFDEHCPPGNHKLTLKVTDIVDNETTYILTFKR